A window of the Lysinibacillus irui genome harbors these coding sequences:
- a CDS encoding serine hydrolase domain-containing protein gives MLAQSFDHVKKSVENTFQTLHCTGAALVLFHNNELQVEQYWGKHSNQENARSIQADTKFHLASCRKSYIAFAVAYAIYHGYIQSLDDEISLYLLPDRQKDVYNGITIRHLVTHSHGLEYIDGEDVQTFAPGTSWAYRGRNIELLSDIVKFSTKRTIADIVNEEVFKPLHFSETNWYHTFDDTFVEVIRQPNDRFWSASSNLDGSQMNMYASAREFAKWGLLHLNEGNLNGKQMIPPDILKLATTIHSPAFSNPDLPENGFFWYVKGSMAKRSEIGALVPNGAFQILGYTTVTLLVIPSEKIVAVRAFNSFGSPEGYDYLADVRSFGDSIMVDLNNNIQKTSRL, from the coding sequence GTGTTAGCTCAATCATTTGATCATGTGAAAAAATCAGTAGAAAATACTTTTCAAACACTTCATTGTACAGGAGCAGCTCTCGTTTTATTCCATAATAATGAATTACAAGTCGAGCAATATTGGGGGAAGCATTCAAATCAAGAAAATGCACGTTCTATCCAAGCAGATACCAAATTTCATCTTGCCTCATGCCGTAAAAGCTATATTGCGTTTGCGGTTGCCTATGCCATCTATCATGGGTATATTCAGTCATTGGATGATGAGATATCTTTGTATTTATTACCCGACCGCCAAAAGGATGTATACAATGGTATTACGATACGTCATTTAGTAACGCATTCACATGGTCTTGAATATATAGATGGGGAGGATGTTCAGACGTTTGCTCCAGGTACGAGCTGGGCTTATCGGGGTAGAAATATAGAGTTACTATCCGACATTGTAAAATTCTCCACAAAGCGAACGATTGCTGATATTGTCAATGAAGAGGTATTCAAACCTTTACATTTTTCCGAAACGAATTGGTATCATACATTTGATGACACCTTTGTTGAAGTGATTCGGCAACCGAATGACCGTTTTTGGTCAGCTTCTTCAAATTTGGATGGCAGTCAAATGAATATGTATGCCTCCGCAAGAGAATTCGCAAAATGGGGGTTACTTCACCTAAATGAAGGGAATTTGAATGGCAAACAAATGATTCCTCCGGATATTTTAAAATTAGCCACAACGATACATAGTCCTGCATTCTCCAATCCTGACCTTCCAGAAAACGGCTTCTTCTGGTATGTAAAAGGGTCGATGGCCAAGCGTTCAGAAATAGGAGCACTTGTACCAAATGGAGCATTTCAAATTTTGGGATACACTACCGTCACACTGCTTGTCATTCCAAGTGAAAAAATCGTGGCAGTTAGGGCTTTTAATAGTTTTGGCTCTCCAGAGGGGTATGATTACTTGGCAGATGTTCGCAGTTTTGGAGATTCTATTATGGTAGATTTAAATAATAATATCCAAAAAACCTCGAGGCTGTAG
- a CDS encoding SDR family oxidoreductase: MSKNKIAVITGASHPRDIGTAICRRLAADGVHIFFTHWHADHNWIGEFKDELLSMGIMCEEMTIDLSETQAAQTILQTVEEKLGVPSILINNAAHSTQDGYVQLDAQTLDQHYAVNMRSTFLLCVEFARLFQKAHFTSGRIINMTSGQELGPMVGELAYAATKGAISAFTRTLAQELAPIGITVNAVNPGPTDSTWMNDEIRKYLLPKFPMGRIGSPEDVARVISFLASEEAQWMTGQIIHSEGGFLRG, encoded by the coding sequence ATGAGTAAAAACAAAATTGCAGTCATTACAGGTGCGAGCCATCCACGAGATATTGGAACAGCCATTTGTAGAAGGTTAGCTGCTGATGGTGTACATATTTTTTTCACGCACTGGCATGCTGATCATAATTGGATTGGTGAATTTAAAGATGAACTTCTCAGTATGGGGATCATGTGTGAAGAAATGACAATTGATTTATCAGAGACCCAAGCAGCACAAACGATTCTTCAGACGGTCGAAGAAAAACTAGGCGTCCCTTCCATTTTAATTAATAATGCAGCCCATTCCACACAGGATGGCTATGTACAGTTAGATGCCCAGACGCTTGACCAACATTACGCTGTAAATATGCGATCAACATTTCTTCTTTGTGTTGAATTTGCTCGTCTTTTTCAAAAAGCCCATTTCACGTCTGGTCGAATTATAAATATGACATCAGGACAAGAGTTAGGTCCTATGGTGGGAGAGCTAGCCTATGCAGCAACAAAAGGAGCCATATCAGCTTTCACACGAACATTAGCGCAAGAGTTAGCTCCAATAGGAATTACGGTCAATGCAGTGAATCCAGGGCCAACCGACTCGACGTGGATGAATGATGAAATTAGAAAGTACCTGTTACCAAAGTTTCCGATGGGACGTATTGGATCACCTGAAGATGTCGCAAGAGTAATTAGTTTTCTTGCGAGTGAGGAAGCTCAATGGATGACAGGACAAATCATCCATTCAGAAGGAGGCTTTCTACGAGGGTAG
- a CDS encoding GNAT family N-acetyltransferase, with amino-acid sequence MNIRSLQSSDYYTLSPLINDWWGGRNMSDKLPKLFFDHFTNTSLIMEKDGEIIGFLVGFLSQSNSNEAFIHFVGVHPDYRKQNIAKRLYDVFFHVVKQYHRNIVKCVTSPINEVSIAFHTNMGFRMEKGDKTVDAISIHSNYGGENQDRVLFYKILP; translated from the coding sequence ATGAATATTCGTAGCTTACAAAGTTCAGATTACTATACTTTATCCCCGTTAATTAATGACTGGTGGGGCGGAAGGAATATGTCAGATAAACTACCTAAATTATTTTTCGATCATTTTACGAATACGAGCCTCATTATGGAAAAGGATGGCGAAATTATTGGTTTTCTAGTCGGCTTTTTATCGCAATCCAACTCAAATGAAGCGTTTATCCACTTTGTTGGAGTCCATCCTGATTACAGAAAACAGAATATTGCCAAAAGACTGTATGATGTTTTCTTTCATGTGGTAAAGCAATATCATCGAAATATTGTCAAATGTGTAACGTCTCCTATTAATGAAGTGTCCATTGCCTTCCATACTAATATGGGGTTTAGAATGGAAAAAGGTGACAAGACAGTGGATGCTATCTCCATTCATAGTAATTATGGCGGTGAAAATCAAGACCGTGTGTTGTTTTATAAGATCCTACCGTAA
- a CDS encoding methyl-accepting chemotaxis protein: MEHKIRYDTRKVHRVNLAIISILAILICGPLILSKGILFLFVGLAVITLAVCNYLLPIKTYIKGFIFGLIPSSVVFTLFLLDSFSLNKHYILLCTVAIIALYFKKELIVFFGILTNISFFILYMVNSPSLLGPFDDIVVFVTLLAILNGVIIAFYLIAKWGNELIEHAEIQQNEMQASYNQLQMTFQEIEKSSQALDEHVTQFQQTMQRISGSSKQILIATEDISASIQQESSSLQMIHGTMGDSVHFVNETLTISKDTVASSTQLQQEVLAGWDKMQDAMTQMSVMSHAMSSTAETVNELQHSLQTVDSLLKGITHIAQQTNLLALNAAIEAARAGEHGKGFAIVADEVRKLAEESAAITVSITNVTKTLFEKSTEAHQRSEDGEKALQYGEQLLRDVSHFFNVLKDSFTQTNTDLTRGMNELSNAIRQFESIQKQIEKLNKMTEQNATSTVDILHSVEEENQLLVKMTDSTNRIQTLSETLKSLVIAKA; encoded by the coding sequence ATGGAGCATAAAATTCGTTACGACACGCGAAAGGTCCACCGTGTAAATTTAGCTATTATTTCAATCTTAGCTATTTTAATTTGTGGACCTCTAATCCTATCGAAAGGCATATTATTTTTATTTGTTGGACTAGCCGTCATCACGTTGGCAGTATGTAACTATTTATTGCCAATCAAAACCTATATTAAAGGCTTTATTTTTGGCTTAATTCCGTCTAGTGTTGTCTTTACCTTATTTTTGCTTGATAGCTTTTCATTAAACAAACATTATATTTTGCTTTGTACGGTGGCTATTATTGCCCTGTATTTTAAAAAGGAATTAATCGTATTCTTTGGGATCTTAACAAACATCAGTTTTTTCATATTATATATGGTTAACTCACCATCTTTACTGGGGCCATTTGATGATATCGTTGTTTTTGTGACACTTTTGGCGATTTTGAATGGAGTGATTATTGCCTTTTATTTAATTGCAAAATGGGGCAATGAGCTGATTGAACATGCAGAAATTCAGCAAAATGAGATGCAAGCATCCTACAATCAATTACAAATGACCTTTCAAGAAATTGAAAAAAGTAGTCAGGCTCTGGACGAGCATGTGACACAGTTCCAACAAACAATGCAAAGGATTTCAGGTTCAAGTAAACAAATATTAATCGCCACAGAAGATATTTCTGCCAGTATCCAGCAAGAGTCATCTAGTTTACAAATGATTCATGGCACCATGGGCGATTCGGTTCACTTTGTTAATGAAACATTGACCATCTCGAAGGATACAGTGGCAAGCTCTACTCAGCTTCAGCAAGAAGTATTGGCTGGGTGGGACAAAATGCAGGATGCGATGACACAAATGAGTGTGATGAGTCACGCGATGAGCTCAACGGCGGAAACGGTAAACGAGCTTCAGCATAGTTTGCAAACAGTGGATAGCTTGTTAAAGGGCATCACACATATTGCTCAGCAGACGAATTTATTGGCACTTAATGCAGCCATTGAAGCGGCTAGAGCAGGGGAACATGGGAAAGGATTTGCCATTGTTGCAGATGAGGTGCGTAAGCTAGCAGAAGAAAGCGCCGCTATTACTGTAAGCATTACCAATGTAACGAAAACCTTGTTTGAAAAATCAACGGAGGCACATCAGCGTTCCGAAGACGGTGAAAAAGCGCTTCAGTACGGGGAACAACTGTTACGAGATGTTAGTCATTTCTTCAATGTTTTAAAGGATTCATTTACGCAAACAAATACAGATTTAACTAGAGGAATGAATGAATTAAGCAATGCCATCAGACAATTCGAGTCAATTCAAAAGCAAATTGAAAAGCTAAATAAAATGACCGAGCAAAATGCAACGTCTACGGTTGACATATTGCATTCTGTGGAAGAAGAAAATCAGCTATTAGTGAAGATGACAGATTCAACAAACCGCATTCAGACGTTAAGTGAGACGTTAAAGTCATTAGTCATAGCTAAGGCTTGA
- a CDS encoding MBL fold metallo-hydrolase, protein MSRVQQIASNFYCIDTHDLNREQRTSSYLLIDEKITLIETSASPSVPYIMEGLKELNIALEDIHYVIVTHIHLDHAGGAGLFLQSCPNAKLVVHPRGAAHMIDPSRLIFSAKGVYGAEFDRLFDPIVPIDAARIIEVSHEQRLDLGQHHLTFYHTEGHAKHHVSMLYSATNGLFVGDTTGVRYPEMDGEAIDLIIPSTSPNQYNPETMEQSIQLYEKLQAAELYFGHYGAYKNPAEAYRQVRYWTPLFLAEGKKAQAASSDFQEQVHYLDARLKELLFSYLQENGIPTDHPVYQTIPFDTIVSSMGILDYLEKVNAQVPL, encoded by the coding sequence TTGAGTAGAGTTCAACAAATTGCATCAAATTTTTATTGTATTGATACACATGATTTAAATCGGGAACAACGAACGAGCTCCTATTTATTAATCGACGAAAAAATTACTCTAATTGAAACTTCTGCAAGCCCATCCGTTCCTTACATAATGGAAGGATTAAAGGAGTTAAATATTGCATTAGAGGATATTCACTATGTCATCGTGACACATATTCATTTAGACCATGCAGGAGGAGCAGGGTTATTTTTGCAAAGCTGTCCTAATGCAAAATTAGTTGTCCATCCACGAGGGGCAGCTCACATGATTGACCCAAGCAGACTTATTTTCAGTGCAAAAGGAGTCTATGGAGCTGAATTTGATCGCCTCTTTGATCCGATTGTGCCAATTGATGCTGCACGAATTATTGAAGTAAGTCACGAGCAACGTCTAGATTTAGGCCAACACCATTTAACGTTCTATCATACAGAAGGCCATGCGAAACATCATGTATCTATGCTCTATTCCGCTACCAATGGTCTTTTTGTAGGGGATACAACCGGGGTTCGTTATCCTGAAATGGATGGAGAAGCAATTGATTTAATTATTCCATCCACTTCGCCTAACCAATACAACCCAGAAACAATGGAGCAATCCATTCAGTTGTACGAAAAACTTCAAGCAGCTGAGTTATATTTTGGCCATTATGGTGCCTATAAAAATCCAGCTGAAGCTTATCGCCAAGTACGCTATTGGACACCCCTCTTTTTAGCAGAAGGTAAAAAAGCCCAAGCTGCATCAAGCGACTTCCAGGAGCAAGTCCACTATTTAGATGCTCGCTTAAAGGAGCTTTTATTCAGCTATTTACAGGAAAACGGCATTCCAACAGATCATCCAGTCTATCAAACGATTCCTTTCGATACCATTGTGTCGTCAATGGGAATTCTAGATTACTTAGAAAAAGTCAATGCACAAGTGCCTCTATAA